In a genomic window of Deinococcus sp. AB2017081:
- a CDS encoding transposase produces the protein MKGTRYTEQQILDIPLQREAGTAISDLSRLHGVAMTTIYRWNARYGGMSKDETRKFRQLEDEHRRLKTLVADLSLDNAMLKEVVGKKW, from the coding sequence ATGAAGGGAACACGGTACACCGAGCAGCAGATCCTCGACATCCCCTTGCAGCGTGAGGCCGGCACGGCCATCAGCGATCTCTCGCGACTCCATGGAGTCGCGATGACGACCATCTACCGGTGGAACGCCCGGTATGGCGGCATGTCCAAGGATGAGACCCGAAAATTCCGCCAGCTGGAGGACGAACATCGCCGTTTGAAGACGCTCGTCGCTGATCTGTCGTTGGACAATGCTATGCTCAAGGAAGTCGTCGGAAAAAAGTGGTGA
- a CDS encoding Ig-like domain-containing protein has translation MTRRTLLNAALISLTLTACGGGGSSTPSATIASIDLTPPAATVPIGDTTPLTATARDAQGSVVPNAAFTWTSSAENVATVTGGVVTGKAAGRAQVTATAAGVTSAPAELTVTAPTPAAGFTLAVSADKLPVITGTSASLTVTVTRDAGFTDAVAITLNGLPSGATAPTVTLPAGQTSATVTVSAPHSQPTEVTVERPPT, from the coding sequence ATGACACGACGCACCCTGCTCAACGCCGCCCTGATCTCCCTGACCCTCACCGCCTGCGGTGGCGGCGGGAGCTCCACCCCCTCCGCCACCATCGCCTCCATCGACCTCACCCCCCCGGCCGCCACCGTGCCGATCGGCGACACCACCCCCCTCACCGCCACCGCCCGCGACGCCCAGGGCTCGGTCGTCCCGAACGCCGCCTTCACCTGGACGTCCAGCGCCGAGAATGTCGCCACCGTCACCGGCGGCGTCGTCACCGGCAAGGCCGCCGGCCGCGCCCAGGTGACCGCCACCGCTGCAGGCGTCACGAGCGCCCCCGCCGAGCTCACCGTGACCGCCCCCACCCCCGCCGCGGGCTTCACGCTGGCGGTGTCTGCGGACAAGCTGCCCGTGATCACCGGCACGAGCGCGTCCCTCACGGTGACCGTGACGCGCGACGCGGGCTTTACGGACGCGGTGGCCATCACCCTGAACGGCCTGCCGAGTGGTGCCACGGCCCCGACCGTCACCCTCCCGGCGGGACAGACGAGCGCCACCGTGACCGTGAGCGCTCCGCACTCCCAGCCGACGGAGGTGACGGTCGAAAGGCCGCCGACCTGA
- a CDS encoding ROK family transcriptional regulator, with translation MLSGTNVEYAHQYNKRIILETIRQHDTISKAELSRHTGLTTQAISNIVERFLDAGIVEVRGKQSSRRGQPAQLLGLRAQGGYSAGLHLDRDHLTGVLLDLSGHPLARTHLEWHVPTPDQALPEVLRALQALLDHAGLEERQLWGVGISLPGPIEAQSGRLMSPPNLRGWNGTVPRAWLEQRTGVPVYVETDSTAAAIGERWFGAGRPYQNLFYIYLGMGVGGGLLADGQPFRGATGAAAMFGHTPAGSEQRPCPCGGTDCLELYLSIPALLRDLQPALGPALTLEDVVTSLGRGEPAVSAWLDHAADRLARSVAGVKALLDPEVVIMGGRWPAPLLDALLTRTRAATQRYEPKIVAPTRILAAELSDDAALGAATIALFNSVTPYTEVMMKVRHPGGPATSPH, from the coding sequence ATGCTGTCTGGAACCAACGTCGAATATGCCCACCAATACAACAAACGCATCATCCTGGAGACCATCCGGCAGCACGACACCATCTCCAAGGCGGAGCTGAGCCGCCACACCGGCCTGACGACCCAGGCCATCAGCAACATCGTCGAGCGCTTCCTCGATGCCGGCATCGTGGAGGTGCGCGGCAAGCAGTCCAGCCGCCGCGGGCAGCCGGCCCAGTTGCTCGGTCTGCGCGCCCAGGGCGGGTACTCCGCCGGGCTGCACCTCGACCGTGACCACCTCACCGGCGTCCTGCTCGATCTTTCCGGGCACCCGCTCGCCCGCACCCACCTGGAGTGGCACGTGCCCACGCCCGATCAGGCGCTGCCCGAGGTGCTGCGCGCCCTGCAGGCGCTCCTCGACCACGCCGGTCTGGAGGAGCGGCAGCTGTGGGGCGTCGGCATCAGCCTGCCGGGCCCGATCGAGGCCCAGTCCGGGCGGCTGATGTCGCCGCCAAACCTGCGAGGCTGGAACGGTACCGTTCCCCGCGCGTGGCTGGAGCAGCGCACGGGTGTGCCGGTGTACGTCGAGACGGACTCGACCGCCGCCGCGATCGGCGAACGCTGGTTCGGAGCTGGGCGGCCGTATCAGAACCTCTTCTACATCTACCTGGGCATGGGGGTCGGCGGCGGCCTGCTCGCCGACGGCCAGCCGTTCCGCGGCGCGACCGGTGCCGCAGCCATGTTCGGGCATACCCCCGCCGGCTCCGAACAGCGCCCCTGCCCCTGTGGCGGCACCGACTGCCTGGAACTGTACCTCTCCATCCCGGCGCTGCTCCGCGACCTCCAGCCCGCCCTCGGTCCCGCGTTGACGCTGGAGGACGTCGTCACCTCGCTCGGGCGGGGTGAGCCCGCCGTGTCCGCGTGGCTGGATCACGCTGCCGACCGGCTCGCCCGCAGCGTCGCCGGCGTCAAGGCGCTGCTCGACCCGGAGGTGGTCATCATGGGCGGCCGGTGGCCTGCCCCGCTGCTCGACGCCCTGCTCACCCGGACGCGAGCAGCCACGCAGCGCTACGAGCCGAAGATCGTGGCCCCCACCCGGATCCTGGCCGCCGAACTGAGCGACGACGCGGCCCTCGGGGCCGCCACCATCGCCCTGTTCAACTCCGTCACGCCCTACACCGAAGTCATGATGAAGGTCAGGCACCCGGGCGGCCCCGCCACCTCGCCGCACTGA
- a CDS encoding ABC transporter substrate-binding protein: protein MRVPTRPIILLTAACLSTAGAATLELWNDKAADWGASYTKVADALRPGGIDFKQVRYPDTTSYQAAVRTALSARRPPDAFTWWSGYRMKDLVDSGQLEDLTPLWTKYIKSGEYKADAAKPFTFGGKIYGVPNNVAYWVVYYNKAVYAKVGITPPTTWAQLLQNNDKLKAAGVTPFAQTVDGRWQSFIWFEQFLANSDPAAYNKLMVGQIKYTDPAVTKVFTTWADWIRKGYLSDPTLSTDASKPGAMQRQFAQGKIANILNGDWMTPQLVAAGAKANTDFGVFILPSMTPGTTPALISESSPIVVPKNSANKAAALKLADAWMGTKAQTLWTNLQSFSPVNLKSTPDSALTRSLVTQLKARDYTLLNRIWEATPTEIIEPGVDEFAKFMLDPRTQGAVQANLQKLADAYWSTHK from the coding sequence ATGCGTGTCCCCACCCGCCCGATCATCCTGCTGACCGCCGCCTGTCTGTCCACGGCCGGCGCCGCCACCCTGGAACTGTGGAACGACAAGGCCGCCGACTGGGGCGCGAGCTACACCAAGGTCGCCGACGCCCTGCGCCCGGGCGGCATCGACTTCAAGCAGGTGCGCTATCCCGACACCACCTCCTATCAGGCCGCCGTCCGCACGGCCCTGTCCGCGCGCCGGCCCCCGGACGCGTTCACGTGGTGGTCCGGGTACCGCATGAAAGACCTCGTGGACTCCGGGCAGCTCGAGGACCTCACGCCGCTGTGGACGAAGTACATCAAGAGTGGCGAGTACAAGGCGGACGCCGCGAAGCCCTTCACCTTCGGCGGCAAGATCTACGGCGTGCCGAACAACGTCGCGTACTGGGTCGTGTACTACAACAAGGCCGTGTACGCCAAGGTCGGCATCACGCCCCCCACCACGTGGGCGCAGCTCCTGCAGAACAACGACAAGCTCAAGGCCGCCGGCGTCACGCCCTTCGCCCAGACGGTCGACGGGCGCTGGCAGTCGTTCATCTGGTTCGAGCAGTTCCTCGCGAACTCCGATCCGGCGGCCTACAACAAGCTGATGGTGGGGCAGATCAAGTACACCGATCCGGCCGTGACGAAGGTCTTCACCACCTGGGCCGACTGGATCAGGAAGGGCTACCTGTCGGATCCCACGCTCAGCACCGACGCCAGCAAACCCGGCGCCATGCAGCGCCAGTTCGCGCAGGGCAAGATCGCCAACATCCTCAACGGCGACTGGATGACGCCGCAACTCGTGGCGGCCGGCGCCAAGGCCAACACCGACTTCGGCGTGTTCATCCTGCCGAGCATGACGCCCGGCACCACCCCCGCCCTGATCAGTGAATCGAGCCCGATCGTGGTGCCCAAGAACAGCGCCAACAAGGCCGCCGCCCTGAAACTCGCGGACGCGTGGATGGGCACCAAGGCCCAGACGCTGTGGACGAACCTGCAGAGCTTCAGCCCCGTGAACCTCAAGTCCACGCCGGACAGCGCCCTGACCAGAAGCCTCGTCACGCAGCTCAAGGCCCGCGACTACACCCTCCTCAACCGCATCTGGGAAGCGACGCCCACCGAGATCATCGAGCCGGGCGTGGACGAGTTCGCCAAGTTCATGCTCGATCCGCGCACCCAGGGTGCCGTGCAGGCCAACCTGCAGAAACTGGCCGACGCGTACTGGTCGACACACAAGTGA
- a CDS encoding transposase yields MAITVHEADIQDRAGAVLLLRDLPNVFPRMQHVWADAGYTGKPAGDIKTYLGWTLEIVKHPWSGWQGTWAPKDARLRVVVERTFAWLGTSRRMAKDYEALVDTAENLVYEVMIRMMVRRLAKDPL; encoded by the coding sequence ATGGCCATCACGGTGCATGAGGCGGACATCCAAGACCGTGCCGGCGCGGTCTTGCTGCTGCGCGATCTGCCGAACGTCTTTCCGCGCATGCAACACGTCTGGGCCGACGCGGGATACACCGGCAAACCGGCGGGCGACATCAAAACGTACCTGGGCTGGACGCTGGAGATCGTGAAGCATCCCTGGTCGGGCTGGCAGGGTACCTGGGCACCAAAAGACGCACGTCTACGAGTCGTGGTGGAGCGGACGTTCGCATGGTTGGGCACGTCCAGGCGGATGGCGAAAGACTACGAAGCGCTGGTGGACACTGCGGAGAACCTGGTGTACGAAGTCATGATCCGGATGATGGTGCGCCGACTGGCAAAAGACCCACTCTGA
- a CDS encoding class I mannose-6-phosphate isomerase codes for MPRPDPAHSRYDRQPTIPVPGHAAHAGADAVCRALATAAAERAVPILVIDTYPGTDLDALVTAATTGLPDYTLINVEDAALAPDILTARLERFLTPDRVFGVMAPHDLLEFYDATHLAALRTRIARATGPTLVYGWGAALAAPAAAVVVVADLARWEIQQRQRRGQPNWHADNADDDALRKYKRGYFIEWRVADRHKQRVFPHMDFYLDVNDPAQPVLIDRAAFDASLRVTVERPFRLVPFFDPGVWGGQWMKAVCGLDPTPPNYAWAFDGVPEENSLRYAYGSVTLEMPAMNVTLQRPLELLGPRTYARFGAEFPIRFDFLDTMQGGNLSLQVHPMTSYIQQQFGVAYTQNESYYLLDAAEGAVVYLGLQEGTDPDRMLADLDAAQTTGQFDALQYVNAIPARPHDHFPIPAGTVHCSGAGAMVLEISATPYIFTFKLWDWGRVGLDGLPRPIHLEHGRANIQWNRDTAWVQRHLLGLTEEVARGDGWVEERTGLDDLQFIETRRHWTSALVAHHTANTVNVLNLVAGTAAIVESPTGRFEPFTVHYAETFIVPAAVGAYTIRPAVAGERVATLKAFVRGSAEA; via the coding sequence GTGCCCCGTCCTGACCCCGCCCACAGCCGCTACGATCGGCAGCCCACCATCCCCGTCCCCGGCCACGCGGCACACGCCGGCGCCGACGCCGTGTGCCGCGCGCTGGCCACGGCCGCCGCCGAACGGGCAGTCCCGATCCTCGTCATCGACACCTACCCCGGCACCGACCTGGACGCGCTGGTGACGGCGGCAACCACTGGCCTGCCGGACTACACCCTGATCAATGTCGAGGACGCCGCCCTTGCCCCGGACATCCTGACCGCGCGGCTGGAGCGCTTCCTGACGCCAGACCGGGTGTTCGGCGTGATGGCCCCCCACGACCTGCTGGAGTTCTACGACGCCACGCACCTGGCGGCACTCCGCACCCGAATCGCCCGCGCCACCGGCCCCACCCTGGTGTACGGCTGGGGCGCGGCCCTCGCCGCCCCGGCGGCGGCCGTGGTGGTCGTCGCGGACCTGGCCCGCTGGGAGATCCAGCAGCGTCAGCGGCGCGGGCAGCCCAACTGGCACGCCGACAACGCCGACGACGACGCGCTGAGGAAATACAAGCGCGGCTACTTCATCGAGTGGCGGGTGGCCGACCGGCACAAACAGCGCGTGTTCCCGCACATGGACTTCTACCTCGACGTCAACGACCCCGCGCAGCCTGTGCTGATCGACCGGGCGGCATTTGACGCCAGCCTGCGCGTCACCGTCGAGCGGCCCTTCCGGCTCGTGCCGTTTTTCGATCCCGGCGTGTGGGGCGGCCAGTGGATGAAGGCCGTGTGCGGCCTCGACCCCACGCCCCCCAACTACGCGTGGGCCTTCGACGGCGTCCCAGAGGAAAACAGCCTGCGGTACGCCTACGGCTCCGTCACGCTCGAGATGCCGGCCATGAACGTGACGCTGCAGCGACCGCTGGAGCTGCTCGGTCCCCGCACGTACGCCCGCTTCGGCGCGGAATTCCCGATCCGCTTCGATTTTCTCGACACCATGCAGGGCGGCAACCTGTCACTCCAGGTGCACCCCATGACCTCCTACATCCAGCAGCAGTTCGGCGTGGCGTACACCCAGAACGAGAGTTATTACCTCCTCGACGCCGCCGAAGGAGCCGTCGTCTACCTTGGCCTGCAGGAGGGAACGGATCCAGACCGGATGCTGGCCGACCTCGACGCCGCCCAGACCACGGGCCAGTTCGACGCCCTGCAGTACGTCAACGCCATCCCGGCCCGCCCCCACGACCACTTCCCGATTCCAGCCGGAACCGTCCACTGCTCGGGGGCCGGCGCGATGGTGCTCGAGATCTCCGCCACGCCGTATATCTTCACGTTCAAGCTGTGGGACTGGGGCCGCGTGGGCCTAGACGGTCTCCCCCGCCCCATCCACCTCGAACATGGGCGCGCCAACATCCAGTGGAACCGGGACACCGCCTGGGTGCAGCGCCACCTCCTCGGCCTGACCGAGGAAGTGGCCCGCGGTGACGGCTGGGTGGAGGAGCGTACGGGACTCGACGATCTGCAGTTCATCGAGACGCGCCGCCACTGGACGAGCGCCCTGGTCGCCCACCACACTGCCAACACGGTGAACGTGCTCAACCTCGTGGCCGGCACCGCCGCGATCGTCGAGAGTCCCACGGGACGCTTCGAGCCCTTCACTGTGCATTACGCCGAAACCTTCATCGTGCCGGCCGCCGTCGGTGCCTACACGATCCGCCCCGCGGTGGCCGGGGAACGCGTCGCGACGCTCAAGGCCTTCGTGCGCGGCTCAGCGGAAGCGTAA
- a CDS encoding potassium channel beta subunit family protein: MEYRRLGQSGLQVSELSFGAWVTFGTQLDANSALELMSAAYDRGCNFFDNAEVYARGQAETIMGQALAKAGWRRDSYIVSSKVFGGAVENPAPTQRGLSRKHIYEACYQAIERLQCEYLDLYFCHRPDRTTPIEETVRAMTELIQRGDVLYWGTSEWSAQELMEAYAVARQYNLVPPTMEQPQYNMLTRYRVEVEYRRLYRPDTLGLGTTVWSPLASGLLTGKYNDVVPNDTRMNLPGYEWLKARLESEEGQTNLVKVRGLAKIADDLGTTLPKLALAWCVKNPHVSTVITGASKVTQVVENFSALEVVPQLTDEVMAAIDAALGNKETRLYGSSE, from the coding sequence ATGGAATATCGTCGATTGGGCCAATCTGGGTTGCAGGTCAGCGAGCTCTCCTTCGGTGCCTGGGTGACCTTTGGCACGCAACTGGATGCGAACAGTGCGCTGGAGCTGATGTCCGCCGCCTACGACCGCGGATGTAATTTCTTCGACAACGCCGAGGTGTACGCCCGAGGCCAGGCGGAAACCATCATGGGCCAGGCACTGGCCAAGGCGGGCTGGCGGCGCGACAGCTACATCGTGTCGAGCAAAGTGTTCGGCGGAGCGGTCGAAAACCCAGCGCCGACACAGCGGGGACTTTCGCGCAAGCACATTTACGAGGCGTGCTACCAGGCCATCGAACGCCTGCAATGTGAGTACCTGGATCTGTACTTCTGTCATCGCCCAGACCGCACGACGCCCATCGAAGAAACGGTGCGGGCCATGACCGAACTGATCCAGCGCGGGGATGTGTTGTATTGGGGAACGAGTGAATGGTCGGCGCAGGAATTGATGGAAGCCTACGCGGTTGCCCGCCAATACAACCTGGTTCCCCCAACCATGGAGCAGCCGCAATACAACATGCTCACCCGCTACCGGGTCGAGGTCGAATACCGTCGCCTGTACCGCCCGGACACGCTCGGGCTGGGCACCACGGTCTGGTCGCCGCTGGCAAGCGGACTGCTGACCGGCAAGTACAACGATGTGGTTCCGAATGACACCCGCATGAACCTGCCCGGGTACGAATGGTTGAAAGCCAGGCTCGAGAGTGAAGAAGGCCAGACCAACCTGGTCAAAGTCCGTGGCCTGGCCAAGATTGCCGACGACCTGGGCACGACCTTGCCGAAGCTTGCCCTGGCCTGGTGCGTCAAGAATCCACATGTGAGCACCGTAATTACGGGTGCCTCCAAGGTCACCCAGGTGGTGGAGAATTTTTCCGCGCTCGAGGTGGTTCCTCAGCTCACCGACGAGGTGATGGCGGCCATCGATGCGGCACTGGGCAACAAAGAAACCCGTTTATATGGCTCGAGCGAGTAA
- a CDS encoding carbohydrate ABC transporter permease encodes MTTATPRAARPALRARVIFLMFLGALIFVFWALPFVVVGMNAFKSGEEYFNTTVWTPPRTSHLWENAQAVWRAGVATGFANSLLYGTVSSLIAVVLGAFAAFSITRLRLKFSFGWFMLIYGGTILPAQMLLIPLYKAYLTTGLYDTRAGMILFYVAYAIPFCTFVMRAFFTGVPWEIQEAAKLDGCDNWRLFWRIMMPLAVAPALVLILFQFTAIWNDLLFGLILSKSDHVRPMMTTLAGLSGTYSSITAPTLITAALMSSAPTLLLFVALQRYFIGGLQLTNAGE; translated from the coding sequence ATGACCACGGCCACGCCACGCGCCGCCCGCCCGGCCCTCCGGGCCCGCGTGATCTTCCTGATGTTCCTCGGCGCCCTGATCTTCGTGTTCTGGGCCCTACCGTTTGTGGTCGTGGGCATGAACGCCTTCAAGAGCGGCGAGGAGTACTTCAACACCACCGTGTGGACGCCGCCCCGCACGAGCCACCTGTGGGAGAACGCCCAGGCCGTGTGGCGCGCTGGCGTGGCCACCGGCTTTGCCAACAGCCTGCTGTACGGCACCGTCAGCTCCCTCATCGCCGTGGTGCTCGGCGCCTTCGCGGCCTTCAGCATCACCCGCCTGCGGCTGAAATTCAGTTTCGGGTGGTTCATGCTCATCTACGGCGGCACCATCCTGCCGGCCCAGATGCTGCTCATCCCGCTGTACAAGGCGTACCTCACCACAGGCCTGTACGACACGCGCGCCGGGATGATCCTGTTCTACGTCGCGTACGCCATTCCCTTCTGCACCTTCGTCATGCGCGCCTTTTTCACCGGCGTTCCGTGGGAGATCCAGGAAGCGGCCAAGCTCGACGGCTGCGACAACTGGCGGCTGTTCTGGCGGATCATGATGCCGCTGGCCGTCGCGCCCGCGCTGGTGCTGATCCTGTTCCAGTTCACCGCCATCTGGAATGACCTGCTGTTCGGCCTGATCCTGTCCAAGTCCGACCACGTGCGGCCGATGATGACCACCCTGGCCGGGCTGTCCGGCACGTACAGCAGCATCACCGCGCCCACCCTGATCACCGCCGCGCTGATGTCGAGCGCTCCCACGCTGCTGCTCTTCGTGGCGCTGCAGCGGTACTTCATCGGTGGCCTTCAGCTCACCAACGCCGGCGAGTAG
- a CDS encoding carbohydrate ABC transporter permease: protein MQKVVPSAHAARRVPARGAWSQRLQPYFYVVPAALFVTLFMLYPMVSTLWQSVTDANGLNAPRFVGLANYRAFLADPNTLNALRNSLLWVVGAVTLPVGLGFAFALLLERLPGAALFKSSVFLPYTISGTVAAILFGYVLDANNGLLNLLLQWLGLGSLTHRWLFESPQNTWSMIAAYTWQATGTNLMIFLIGLQGLPNEPLEAAKIDGASGWTYTRRILIPMLSPFITINVLMAAINGFKTFDLIWVMTQGGPARTSETLAVTMYRESFALFHQGYGAAIAVVISVIALVFSYSYLRTTFRQEAS from the coding sequence ATGCAGAAAGTGGTTCCCTCAGCGCACGCCGCGCGCCGCGTGCCGGCGCGCGGCGCGTGGTCGCAGCGGCTCCAGCCGTACTTCTACGTGGTGCCCGCCGCCCTGTTCGTCACGCTGTTCATGCTCTACCCGATGGTCTCCACCCTGTGGCAGAGCGTCACGGACGCCAACGGCCTGAACGCGCCGCGCTTCGTCGGTCTGGCCAACTACCGCGCGTTCCTCGCCGACCCGAACACGCTCAACGCCCTGCGCAACTCGCTGCTGTGGGTGGTCGGTGCCGTCACGCTGCCCGTCGGCCTCGGCTTCGCGTTCGCGCTGCTGCTCGAGCGCCTGCCCGGGGCGGCCCTGTTCAAGAGCAGCGTCTTCCTGCCGTACACCATCTCCGGCACGGTCGCCGCCATCCTGTTCGGGTACGTCCTTGACGCCAACAACGGGCTGCTCAACCTGCTGCTGCAGTGGCTGGGCCTCGGCAGCCTCACGCACCGCTGGCTGTTCGAGTCCCCGCAGAACACCTGGTCGATGATCGCCGCGTACACGTGGCAGGCGACCGGCACCAACCTCATGATCTTCCTGATTGGCCTGCAGGGCCTGCCGAACGAGCCCCTGGAGGCCGCGAAGATCGACGGCGCGAGCGGCTGGACGTACACCCGCCGCATCCTCATCCCCATGCTCAGCCCCTTCATCACCATCAACGTCCTGATGGCCGCCATCAACGGCTTCAAGACCTTCGACCTCATCTGGGTGATGACCCAGGGCGGGCCCGCCCGCACGTCCGAGACGCTCGCCGTCACGATGTACCGCGAGAGCTTCGCGCTGTTCCACCAGGGCTACGGCGCGGCCATCGCCGTGGTCATCTCGGTGATCGCGCTGGTGTTCTCCTACAGCTACCTGCGCACCACCTTCCGCCAGGAGGCGTCATGA
- a CDS encoding IS3 family transposase gives MVGLLQGSFDVSERRACRVLGFSRTTQRRKSPKRVNDLVLIERLRTLAAERPRFGYRRLYLLLRRDGVWINHTCVYRVYRAEGLAVRQNARRKLALGERQQKPQVSAPNQRWSLDFMADQLASGQRFRVLNVVDDFTRECLVMYAGVSITGLDVIRQLTDVIRFKGRPASILTDNGPEFAGKALDIWTHETGIHHVFIRPGKPALNAHIESFNGRVWDECLNLHWFQSLEQARAVLSTWRVDYNHVRPHTSLGGRSPNEFARLNQAG, from the coding sequence ATGGTTGGTCTGCTGCAAGGCTCGTTCGACGTCAGCGAGCGTCGGGCCTGCCGGGTGCTGGGCTTCTCGAGAACCACGCAACGAAGAAAGAGCCCCAAGAGGGTGAACGACCTCGTGCTGATCGAGCGTCTTCGTACCCTGGCCGCCGAGCGACCGCGTTTCGGATATCGACGTCTGTACCTGCTGCTGAGGCGGGACGGCGTGTGGATCAATCACACGTGCGTCTACCGGGTCTACCGCGCTGAGGGGCTGGCGGTCAGGCAGAACGCTCGCCGGAAGCTTGCCCTCGGCGAACGTCAGCAGAAACCACAGGTTTCTGCTCCCAATCAGCGCTGGAGTCTCGATTTCATGGCGGATCAGTTGGCCTCGGGGCAGCGGTTTCGCGTCCTGAACGTTGTGGACGATTTTACCCGCGAGTGTCTGGTCATGTATGCCGGCGTTTCCATCACCGGGCTCGATGTCATTCGCCAGCTCACCGACGTCATCCGCTTCAAAGGGCGGCCGGCGTCCATCCTCACGGACAACGGGCCGGAATTCGCAGGCAAAGCCCTCGACATCTGGACGCACGAGACCGGCATCCATCACGTGTTCATTCGACCTGGAAAGCCCGCCCTGAACGCCCACATCGAGAGTTTCAATGGCCGAGTTTGGGACGAGTGCCTGAACCTCCACTGGTTCCAGAGCTTGGAACAGGCTCGAGCCGTCCTCTCGACCTGGCGGGTGGATTACAACCACGTTCGTCCGCATACGTCGCTCGGTGGACGCTCACCGAACGAATTCGCCCGCCTGAACCAGGCAGGCTGA
- a CDS encoding ROK family protein — protein sequence MSRSVLALDIGGTHVTAAQVSPAGVLRDTVVRHAVDSGWSADRLLDAWAGAARAAAGTTPCARVACAIPGPFDYPGGIAHYEGKLAALAGHDVTAGLRARWPASPLATVPLTYVNDAVAFALGEAAAGHGQGARRVIGITLGTGFGSGFIADGQPVTGGPDVPPGGEVRLLPVRGGVADDHLSGPGLRRAHVASGGDALDAREIAARAAQGDARARQVFHDFGHDLGTVLAPWAERFGPDVIVFGGQIARAWPLFAPALANVLPTMTLARSTLLDDANLLGAAAAARAIPGPAEAVTARSATPP from the coding sequence ATGTCCCGTTCCGTTCTCGCCCTCGATATCGGCGGCACCCACGTCACTGCCGCGCAGGTCAGCCCGGCGGGCGTCCTCCGGGACACCGTGGTGCGGCACGCCGTGGACAGCGGGTGGAGCGCCGACCGCCTGCTCGACGCGTGGGCCGGCGCGGCCCGCGCGGCCGCCGGCACCACGCCGTGCGCGCGGGTCGCGTGCGCCATCCCCGGCCCCTTCGACTACCCCGGCGGCATCGCCCACTACGAGGGCAAACTGGCCGCCCTGGCGGGCCACGACGTCACCGCCGGCCTGCGGGCGCGGTGGCCCGCGTCGCCCCTGGCGACAGTTCCACTCACCTACGTCAACGACGCCGTGGCCTTCGCCCTGGGTGAGGCGGCGGCCGGCCACGGCCAGGGGGCCCGGCGGGTCATCGGCATCACCCTCGGCACCGGCTTCGGCAGCGGCTTCATCGCCGACGGCCAGCCCGTCACCGGTGGCCCGGACGTGCCCCCGGGCGGCGAGGTGCGCCTGCTGCCGGTGCGCGGCGGCGTGGCCGACGACCACCTGAGCGGCCCGGGCCTGCGGCGCGCCCACGTGGCCAGCGGCGGCGACGCGCTCGACGCGCGAGAGATCGCGGCGCGCGCGGCGCAGGGCGACGCCCGGGCACGCCAGGTGTTCCACGACTTCGGCCACGACCTCGGCACGGTGCTCGCCCCCTGGGCCGAACGGTTTGGCCCGGACGTGATCGTCTTCGGCGGCCAGATCGCCCGCGCGTGGCCGCTGTTCGCGCCGGCCTTGGCGAACGTCCTGCCCACCATGACGCTCGCCCGGAGCACGCTCCTCGACGACGCGAACCTGCTCGGCGCGGCCGCGGCCGCCCGGGCGATCCCCGGCCCGGCCGAAGCCGTGACGGCCCGCTCCGCCACCCCGCCCTGA